From the Planctomycetota bacterium genome, the window AACGGTCACCCTCCCGAAGATAATGATTTCCATCCCATCATTAAGCTTAAACTTGAGCGTATCCGCGGTGGATTTCCACAGGACGCATTTAATCTGGGCGGAAGCATCCTTGAGTGAGAAATAATGATGCCCGGAAATTGGCACGCGCAGGTTGGAAAGCTCTCCGCAAATCCATACATAACCGACACTCTTTTCAAGACTTATCTTAATCTGGCGGGTAAGTTCACTCACCGACAGAACCTTACGCTTGGAGGGAAATAATCCGAGAATGTTTTCCTGATTATCTTTATTTTCTTTCATTTATCTAATTGAACAACCTTGCGGCTGGATTTTTCGCCCCGGATAATCTTTACATGGTCCTTCTTTATTTTGAAATGAGCGGCGATTGTTTCGATGACGGCTTTATTCGCCTTGCCATCCACCGGAGGAGCTGCTACATAAACCTTGAAAAGCCCCTCTTCTTCTTTTATCTCGTTCTTTTTCGCATTAGCGATGACCTTAAGATTTATTATCATAAACCATAATTCTCTCTATCGCCTTTGCCCGGCCAGTGGAAGAATCTATTGAAACGATTGCCCCGCCTATCCTGACGTCATCTTCCGCCACGTCAAAATGCGTGGGCATCCCGGTAAGAAACGCGGAAAGCACCTTCTCCTTTTTCCGTCCTAAAATGGAATCATAAGGGCCGGTCATGCCGATATCCGTAATATAAGCCGTCCCGTTGGGGAGCACCCCCTCATCCGCAGTTTGAATATGGGTATGGGTGCCGAAAATAAAGCTCACCTTGCCGTCCAAATGCCAGCCAAGCGCTATCTTTTCCGAGGTCGCCTCGGCATGGAAATCTATAATGATGATTTTGGTTTTATCGGAAAGCTCCTTGATTGCCCTATCAACCGCATCGAAAGGCGAATCTATGGGCGGCATAAAAACCCTGCCCTGGAGATTGATTACGCCTATCTTACGCCCTTTTGCATCATCATAGAGATAATGTCCGTGCCCGGCGGATTGGGGCGGGTAATTGGCAGGCCGTAAAAGCCGCGCGTCTTTAGCGATAACCGGGACTATTTCCTTGCGCTTCCAGATATGGTCACCGCTCGTCAGGGCATTCACTCCGTAAGAAATGAGCTCTTCCATAATCTGCGGCGTGACGCCTGACCCGCCGGCGGAATTTTCCGCATTTGCCACGCAGAAATCAATTCTTTGCTTCTCCAGGAACCCCGGCAGTTTTTCCTTCAAAATCTCCCTGCCGGGCTCGCCGACTATATCCCCGATTGCCAATACTTTTATCGTGCTGGACATTTCCGGAACCTTTTACCACGGAGAACACAGAGAAAATCAAACTCTGTGCCCTCTGTGGTTAATTATTTTACCTGGCATATTCGGTAACCCTTGTTTCACGGATGACCGTAACCTTGATTTCTCCCGGGTATTTAAGCTCTTTTTCTATGTCATTGGCGATATTACGCGCCACGATGGTTGCCTGCTTATCATCTATCTTTTCCGCGTTTACGATTACGCGTATCTCACGTCCGGCCTGTATAGCGTAGCTGTTTTCCACTCCGCTATAGGAATTGGAAATATTTTCGAGCCTCTCCAGGCGCTTGACGTAAGTTTCCATGCTTTCGCGCCGCGCTCCGGGGCGGGCGGCGGAAATCGCGTCTGCCGCGCTAACCAAGACCGTATAAATAAACTCCGGGTTTGCGGTATCGTGATGACGCTCTATGGAATCGACCACTTCCGGGCGTTCCTCGAACCTGCGCGCCAGTTCCGCGCCGATAGAAGGATGCGTCCCTTCCATTTCCTGGTCTATGGCTTTCCCTATATCATGGAGCAACCCGCACCGCTTGGCTAAATTGGTGTCCAGCTTCAATTCGGTAGCCATGGCGCTTGCCAGCCAGGCAACTTCAATAGAATGCTCCAACACATTCTGCCCGTAACTGGTGCGGTATTTTAA encodes:
- a CDS encoding DUF167 domain-containing protein, with translation MIINLKVIANAKKNEIKEEEGLFKVYVAAPPVDGKANKAVIETIAAHFKIKKDHVKIIRGEKSSRKVVQLDK
- a CDS encoding TIGR00282 family metallophosphoesterase, with translation MSSTIKVLAIGDIVGEPGREILKEKLPGFLEKQRIDFCVANAENSAGGSGVTPQIMEELISYGVNALTSGDHIWKRKEIVPVIAKDARLLRPANYPPQSAGHGHYLYDDAKGRKIGVINLQGRVFMPPIDSPFDAVDRAIKELSDKTKIIIIDFHAEATSEKIALGWHLDGKVSFIFGTHTHIQTADEGVLPNGTAYITDIGMTGPYDSILGRKKEKVLSAFLTGMPTHFDVAEDDVRIGGAIVSIDSSTGRAKAIERIMVYDNKS